A part of Neovison vison isolate M4711 chromosome 8, ASM_NN_V1, whole genome shotgun sequence genomic DNA contains:
- the TDRD15 gene encoding tudor domain-containing protein 15, producing the protein MDSTPLLPTSLNMNLTISHVECLPKDILVKFQGRNHIECEFDYHILQREMQHIPKVKNNVDIDEFCLVEERVSGEWQRGRVMEKKNELYTVFLIDHGEELRVDGTQVASACGNLFELPPRVIVGIFANILPNGERWPPKALNYFKSLVGLQVKGCVQAVLPLQMILLEVPKIISQVLELQLGRLIDGDSFRLIVEMLKEFSQEMPDLIKHKRPDLSLSNNDTSLDIQHILANLQPSLPVGRVESIKVSSALSPSKFYCQLIKWIPELENLTMCMTLHYDTVSQESSPTCDNFGLLCVAKRRNGQWHRGILQQLLPNNQVKIWFMDYGSSEAIPSIHVKKLKQDFILVPLFSFPCSLTYLHSPDRDARKSQLSVFKQALLGQIVYAHIDCFNKDEHLYYVTLQTQESTINSKCLLKTVGTQVLCPVSESKISNMFKEASASDVNSVVDSFTGNTEPSISSSNKNKLKISFPIKTVNMEIETAYIAFVAYVLNPSNFWVRTNEHQNELQELMKNINKSYDSCENDELILRNPEPGLFCCARYTRDRHFYRALITEINGYKINVYFLDYGNTDSIPFFDVKILLPEFCELPALAMCCSLAHIFPLEDLWVKAAIDYFKKIVLNKAVLLQVTAKKDDKYIVNIQSMEASENNDVVSLMLQAGYAEYWEVEPEYCPKSVSEYSVLNLEPKSKVKVLSALLERAKSKKYHSNKLKERTLSLLKSPAVNFSDLKNPFTLSVGSELLRPYKEYMFKPGTVLEVKCSSYYGPGDFSCQLQCKLEDLKLLMEQIQNYYSVHSDPYQIGQIACVAKYSKDGKWYRAAILTQVSRKEFDVVFVDYGYQERVLVKDICAINPRFLFLEGQAFRCSLNHLVEPISCKFSWTREACRDFGNFISSSRGLLTCVIYALVLIYPNCLCNLVDLQSPLTSAKEFLINHGSAQYNTLSRPFPSSVNLYSYYYSSFNIKIGSEEEIYISHIYSPKKFYCQLSRNNKDLEMIETKITEISNLKNYPKYDPSKMRLCLSKYVEDGLSYRALAMPTDSLTDFLVYFVDFGNKQLVEESTLRAISDQFPELLFTPMQAIKCFLSDFRDVDIPVEICSWFADNFLGKPLRAIILTRESDGQLGVELYDGCQHINQEIKMLLHAYGKKLCDQAHYVEKGPKTSENKRLAVSLKGKIEKNYHHNVINKTKLVTYSESKIDQLTNPGSTYAKLLKPSVCYKSEPASKNRVRSLNDGLKNKGVKSISGFDENDVGCKSTRVTSQSFIQELNQAASQDLSTLTRPQIKDLPQPQIYLNAKVKGYVSNISNPASFHIQLAENENAILRLADALNEKRLNIVKERKSTKPMVGDLVVAEYSGDHAIYRAVIKKILPGNSFEVEFIDYGNTAVISTSKIYEFQREFLTVPQLGIHSFLSGVKWHEPDEIWDSKTVDYFMSRVSNKTVSCEFLKQHEQKWEVNIICDGTCVINELIKWTACSKLQKTVLQLPTAVSQKVSSGEDNKRKKGKPKECEGSGTLQPSCQRLVKIPFEELRPGQLEKSEILYVSKSGTFYVKLSKNKKVLSDLTVFINKEVKNPSLSVENIEKGLECLAKSKKTLKWYRSEVAKKCVDKVLVFLVDRGRYEIVPLGNIRLLSKEIRNIPRQVVPCKWIWFENFRNRSFESIVSLFAHLEISILFLKYLNSVWKVDILVDGLLLLEYLNTVHAENKLKSSEAIFNVTPVSSCTMRSYTWAQLQNGKRYSGIATAVCDPSDFCVQLEDFFDTMKSLFVLLSDLPENLQTVPQECIAPGASCLFKYDLEDQWNRVEISEVSSQSLLLVLIDYGFSVCIPYSDTKNLKVVPVELLDIPRLSYPCILYGILPAKEQHWDEDVKSFFQNFLSKPGLVFQFRKHNFETKLTVDVLHEKNNLADLLVASGLAVYSKDSDPLNDGGTTTGPTKVQYQLQSKPVLPLLDENCYKRENISCTCTEKQKLKEKTVKRKEVCKNLLRKSRISRRLYSENVALRKKADFGKHNPQSTAMFDTCSAASFWELPNGLKTNTNCIENIFEKVPTEETQEKNTVDLRIAVKALHANEKIVSEEYLNVQGDESSDPLCISLATNNI; encoded by the exons ATGGATTCTACACCTTTGTTACCGACGTCTTTAAACATGAATCTGACAATATCACATGTAGAATGTCTTCCCAAGGACATTCTGGTGAAATTTCAAGGCAGAAATCATATCGAATGTGAGTTTGACTACCACATATTACAGAGAGAAATGCAGCATAttccaaaagtaaaaaataatgtgGACATTGATGAATTTTGTTTGGTTGAAGAAAGAGTATCTGGAGAATGGCAGAGAGGAAGagtcatggaaaagaaaaatgaactctaTACAGTATTCCTCATAGATCATGGAGAAGAACTAAGAGTTGATGGTACACAGGTTGCTTCAGCCTGTGGCAACTTATTTGAGCTACCGCCAAGGGTAATAGTTGGTATTTTCGCCAACATACTACCAAATGGGGAAAGATGGCCTCCTAAGGCTTTGAATTATTTCAAGTCATTAGTAGGACTACAAGTGAAAGGTTGTGTACAAGCTGTTTTGCCTCTTCAAATGATTCTTCTTGAAGTGCCAAAAATTATATCCCAGGTTCTTGAATTACAATTAGGCAGACTTATTGATGGAGATTCATTTCGCCTTATTGtggaaatgttaaaagaattcTCACAGGAAATGCCagatttaataaaacataaaagaccTGACTTATCATTAAGTAATAATGATACTTCACTTGATATTCAACACATTCTGGCTAATTTGCAGCCATCTTTGCCAGTAGGCAGGGTTGAAAGTATAAAGGTGTCCTCTGCATTGAGCCCAAGTAAATTTTATTGTCAACTAATTAAATGGATTCCAGAGTTAGAAAACTTAACCATGTGTATGACTTTGCATTATGATACTGTCAGTCAAGAAAGTAGTCCCACATGTGATAACTTTGGACTACTTTGTGTTGCCAAAAGGAGAAATGGACAGTGGCATAGAGGAATTCTTCAGCAGCTCTTGCCCAATAATCAAGTGAAAATTTGGTTCATGGATTATGGCAGTAGTGAGGCTATACCCTCAATCCATGTGAAGAAACTTAAACAGGATTTTATTTTAGTACCgttgttttcatttccatgttCTCTGACCTATTTACACAGTCCAGATAGAGATGCCAGAAAATCTCAACTGAGTGTTTTTAAACAAGCTTTGTTAGGACAAATAGTATATGCACACATTGATTGTTTCAATAAGGATGAACATTTGTATTATGTAACACTACAAACTCAGGAGTCTACAATTAATTCTAAGTGTCTGTTGAAGACCGTAGGCACACAAGTACTCTGTCCAGTGTCTGAATCAAAGATCTCTAATATGTTTAAGGAGGCTAGTGCTTCTGATGTAAACAGTGTGGTTGACTCTTTTACTGGAAATACAGAACCATCAATAAgctcttcaaataaaaataagttgaaaataagTTTTCCTATTAAAACTGTAAATATGGAGATAGAGACTGCCTATATAGCTTTTGTGGCCTATGTATTAAACCCATCAAATTTCTGGGTACGCACTAATGAACATCAGAATGAACTTCAAGAgctaatgaaaaatataaacaaatcttATGATTCGTGTGAAAATGATGAACTGATTCTAAGAAATCCAGAACCTGGATTATTTTGTTGTGCTAGATACACCAGAGACCGACATTTTTATAGAGCTCTCATCACTGAAATTAATGGTTACAagattaatgtttattttttagattatggAAATACTGATTCCATACCATTTTTTGATGTAAAAATTTTGCTTCCAGAGTTTTGTGAGTTGCCTGCCTTAGCTATGTGCTGTTCACTTGCACATATATTTCCTCTTGAAGACTTATGGGTGAAGGCAGCAattgactattttaaaaaaatagtcttgaACAAAGCAGTTTTGCTTCAAGTTACAGCAAAAAAAGATGACAAGTACATTGTAAATATTCAGAGTATGGAAGCCTCAGAAAATAATGATGTTGTCTCTCTTATGTTACAAGCTGGATATGCAGAATATTGGGAAGTAGAACCAGAATACTGTCCCAAATCTGTAAGTGAATATTCAGTATTAAATTTAGAACCTAAAAGCAAAGTTAAAGTCCTATCTGCCCTTCTTGAAAGAGCCAAATCTAAAAAATACCATTCAAATAAGCTAAAAGAAAGGACCTTGTCTTTGTTAAAATCCCCAGCTGTTAATTTCtcagatttaaaaaatcctttcaccTTGTCTGTGGGATCGGAGTTGCTACGACCTTATAAAGAATATATGTTTAAACCAGGAACAGTGCTTGAAGTCAAGTGTTCTTCTTATTATGGCCCAGGTGACTTTTCATGCCAGCTTCAATGTAAGTTAGAGGACTTAAAATTGTTAATGGAACAAATTCAGAATTACTACAGCGTTCATTCTGATCCTTATCAAATTGGGCAGATTGCTTGTGTTGCTAAGTATTCCAAAGATGGGAAGTGGTATAGAGCTGCTATTTTGACTCAAGTATCAAGAAAAGAATTTGACGTGGTATTTGTTGATTATGGTTACCAAGAAAGGGTTTTAGTTAAAGATATTTGTGCCATTAACCCACGTTTCCTTTTTTTAGAAGGCCAAGCCTTCAGATGTAGTCTTAACCATTTAGTTGAACCCATCAGTTGTAAATTCAGCTGGACAAGAGAAGCATGCAGAGACTTTgggaattttatttcttcatctagaGGATTATTGACTTGTGTCATTTATGCCCTAGTTCTTATATATCCAAACTGTTTATGTAACTTAGTGGATTTACAATCTCCGCTTACTAGTGCAAAAGAATTTCTTATTAATCATGGCTCAGCACAGTATAATACATTATCAAGGCCATTTCCATCTTCAGTTAATCTTTACAGTTACTATTATTCTTCCTTTAACATAAAAATTGGAAGTGAGGAAGAAATATACATTTCTCACATCTATAGTCCTAAAAAGTTTTATTGCCAACTcagtagaaataataaagacctaGAGATGATAGAAACAAAAATCACAGAGATTAGTAACCTCAAAAATTATCCAAAATACGATCCTAGTAAAATGAGACTGTGCCTATCTAAGTATGTAGAAGATGGTCTCTCTTACCGAGCTTTAGCAATGCCAACAGACTCACTAACTGACTTTCTGGTCTATTTTGTAGACTTCGGAAATAAGCAGTTAGTAGAAGAAAGTACATTGAGGGCTATCTCAGATCAGTTTCCAGAGTTGCTGTTTACACCTATGCAAGCTATTAAGTGTTTTTTGTCAGATTTTAGAGATGTAGATATTCCAGTAGAAATCTGTAGCTGGTTTGCAGATAATTTCTTGGGAAAACCATTAAGGGCAATAATATTGACCAGGGAGTCAGATGGTCAGCTTGGTGTAGAATTATATGATGGATGTCAACATataaatcaggaaattaaaatgtTGCTTCATGCTTATGGGAAAAAACTCTGTGACCAAGCACACTATGTGGAAAAGGGTCCTAAAACAAGTGAGAATAAGCGActtgctgtttctttgaaaggcaaaatagaaaaaaactatcACCATAATGTGATAAATAAAACTAAGCTAGTAACATACTCTGAAAGTAAAATAGATCAGTTAACAAATCCGGGAAGTACATATGCCAAGCTTttgaaaccatcagtttgttataAAAGTGAGCCTGCTTCAAAAAACAGAGTGAGATCTTTGAATGATGGACTAAAAAATAAAGGTGTAAAAAGTATCTCTGGATTTGATGAAAATGATGTGGGCTGCAAATCAACACGGGTTACATCGCAGTCTTTTATCCAAGAACTAAACCAAGCAGCTTCTCAAGACCTATCTACTCTTACTAGACCACAGATCAAAGATCTTCCTCAACCCCAGATTTACTTGAATGCCAAAGTTAAAGGATATGTTTCTAATATCAGTAATCCAGCAAGCTTCCATATCCAACTTGCGGAGAATGAAAATGCAATCCTCAGACTTGCAGATGctctaaatgaaaaaagattgaatatagtgaaagagagaaagtccaCGAAGCCTATGGTGGGAGACCTGGTAGTTGCAGAATACTCTGGTGACCATGCCATTTACAGAGCcgttattaagaaaattttgCCAGGAAATTCTTTTGAAGTGGAGTTTATTGACTATGGTAACACTGCAGTAATAAGCACATCTAAAATTTATGAATTTCAGAGGGAATTCTTAACCGTTCCTCAGCTAGGAATCCATTCTTTTCTCAGTGGGGTCAAGTGGCATGAGCCTGATGAAATATGGGACAGTAAAACTGTGGATTATTTCATGTCGAGAGTGAGTAACAAAACCGTTTCTTGTGAATTTCTGAAGCAGCATGAGCAGAAATGGGAGGTCAATATCATCTGTGATGGAACATGTGTCATTAATGAACTAATTAAATGGACAGCCTGTTCAAAACTACAGAAGACTGTACTGCAGCTGCCTACAGCTGTCTCTCAAAAGGTGAGCTCTGGGGAggataacaaaaggaaaaaaggaaagccaaaggaGTGCGAAGGTTCTGGGACTCTTCAACCATCTTGCCAACGGCTGGTTAAGATTCCTTTTGAAGAGTTAAGACCTGGACAACTTGAAAAGTCTGAGATACTTTATGTCTCAAAAAGTGGGACATTTTATGTGAAgttatccaaaaataaaaaagtcttatCAGATTTAACAGTATTCatcaataaagaagtaaaaaaccCCTCTTTATCGgtggaaaatattgaaaaaggtTTAGAGTGCTTggcaaaatctaaaaaaaccttGAAATGGTATAGATCAGAAGTAGCAAAGAAGTGTGTTGATAAAGTGCTTGTTTTTTTAGTAGATCGTGGTAGGTATGAAATAGTACCTTTAGGGAATATCCGGCTGCTCAGTAAGGAGATTAGAAATATTCCAAGACAAGTTGTGCCTTGTAAGTGGATTTGGTTTGAAAATTTTAGAAACCGGTCATTTGAGTCCATTGTGTCTTTATTTGCTCATTTGGAAATAAGTATTCTTTTCTTGAAATACTTAAACTCTGTGTGGAAAGTCGACATTTTGGTAGATGGCCTGCTACTTTTAGAATACTTAAATACAGTTCATGCTGAAAACAAACTTAAATCTTCAGAAGCTATTTTTAATGTGACTCCTGTGTCGTCCTGTACAATGAGATCATATACTTGGGCCCAACTCCAAAACGGAAAGCGGTATTCAGGTATTGCCACTGCGGTTTGTGATCCGTCAGATTTCTGTGTTCAGTTAGAAGATTTCTTTGACACAATGAAATCGCTCTTTGTGCTGCTTTCTGATCTACCAGAAAACTTGCAAACAGTGCCTCAAGAGTGCATCGCTCCTGGTGCTAGTTGTTTGTTCAAATACGATTTGGAAGATCAGTGGAATAGAGTGGAAATCTCTGAAGTCTCTAGTCAGTCCCTATTACTTGTGTTGATCGACTATGGATTTTCTGTTTGCATACCTTATTCAGATACAAAAAATCTGAAAGTTGTTCCTGTTGAACTTTTGGATATACCAAGGTTAAGTTATCCTTGTATCTTATATGGTATCTTACCTGCTAAAGAGCAACACTGGGATGAAGATGTGAAAAGTTTCTTTCAAAACTTCCTAAGTAAACCAGGCTTAGTTTTTCAGTTTAGGAAGCATAATTTTGAAACAAAACTGACAGTGGATGTCCTTCATGAGAAAAATAACTTGGCAGATTTGTTAGTTGCATCTGGTCTTGCAGTATATTCTAAAGATTCAGATCCTCTTAATGATGGAGGTACTACTACTGGACCTACTAAAGTCCAATATCAGTTACAGAGTAAGCCTGTTCTCCCACTGTTAGATGAAAATtgttacaaaagagaaaatataagttGTACATGCACTgagaaacaaaagctgaaagagaaAACTGTAAAGAGGAAAGAGGTCTGTAAGAACCTCTTAAGGAAAAGCCGTATCAGTAGAAGATTATATTCCGAAAACGTAGCTCTGAGGAAGAAGGCTGACTTTGGAAAACATAATCCCCAAAGTACTGCTATGTTTGATACGTGTTCAGCAGCTTCATTTTGGGAACTGCCTAATGGTTTAAAGACCAACACCAACTGcattgaaaacatttttgaaaaagtacCAACtgaagaaacacaggaaaagaacACAGTGGATTTGAGAATAGCAGTAAAAGCACTGCACGCTAATGAAAAAATAGTATCAGAGGAATACTTAAATG tGCAGGGAGATGAAAGCTCAGATCCTTTATGCATCAGTTTGGCAACAAATAATATATAG